Proteins from a genomic interval of Polaribacter sp. Q13:
- a CDS encoding monovalent cation:proton antiporter-2 (CPA2) family protein, with amino-acid sequence MTGSLLFQAIIFLAGAIICVSIAKRLGLSSVIGYLLSGVLIGPYVLGFIGNEGEDILHFAEFGVVMMLFLIGLEIEPKNFWNMRKTIIGMGGIQVGGTMLFSYFLFTLLGLEWKVALVISMAVALSSTAIAMQTIKEKGLMKTTFGTSSFSILLFQDIIVIFMLGFIPLLANTDGSTSTENHGNTNSLLEQLPLGFQTLAILLSVILIIVAGKFLIVPMLRKVAKTEVRELLIAAAFLIVFGISFLMEFVGISPALGAFLGGVVLSNSEFKHELESTLEPFKNLLLGLFFMAVGASINFIVIANNPLKIGGLLIAIILIKALVLFITGQIFKLKLDQKLLLTFSLAQIGEFAFVLLSFASGLHILEQDQMDMMLVITALSMSITPIISIINERFILPKIGTKESIKRPMDHIAKSQKIILVGFGHFGSTIGRFLRSHGVEATILDHDSNRVDFLRKMGFEVYYGDATRLDLLESAGIAEAKIVICATNKISVSKAIGKIIKDKYPHVEFMIRTKNRYDAYELLNLGNEHVYRESLETSLTLAKDVLSKMGYRKYTLSKQVKNFIKYDEDSLRRLSSEAKDEENYIFKARIELAQQEKFLNEDLKRGIVEYDKHWDSEFIRKSLKKVQKK; translated from the coding sequence ATGACCGGAAGTTTACTTTTTCAAGCGATTATATTTTTAGCTGGAGCTATTATTTGTGTTTCCATAGCCAAACGATTAGGACTCAGTTCTGTAATAGGTTATTTATTATCCGGAGTTTTAATTGGTCCTTATGTTTTAGGTTTTATTGGTAACGAAGGGGAAGATATTTTACACTTTGCAGAATTTGGAGTAGTTATGATGTTGTTTTTAATTGGGTTAGAAATTGAACCAAAAAATTTCTGGAACATGCGAAAAACAATTATTGGTATGGGAGGCATACAAGTAGGAGGTACCATGTTGTTCTCTTATTTTTTGTTTACGCTTTTAGGGTTAGAATGGAAAGTAGCTTTGGTAATTTCTATGGCAGTTGCCTTGTCATCTACGGCAATTGCAATGCAAACCATAAAAGAAAAAGGCTTGATGAAAACCACATTTGGTACGTCTTCTTTTTCTATCTTATTGTTTCAGGATATCATTGTAATTTTCATGTTAGGTTTTATTCCGTTATTGGCAAATACAGATGGCAGCACTTCTACAGAAAACCATGGTAATACTAATAGTTTATTAGAGCAACTTCCTTTGGGTTTTCAAACCTTGGCTATTCTTTTATCTGTAATTTTAATTATTGTGGCGGGTAAATTTTTAATTGTACCCATGTTACGTAAAGTAGCAAAAACAGAGGTTAGAGAATTGTTAATTGCTGCGGCTTTTTTAATTGTTTTCGGAATTTCATTTTTAATGGAATTTGTAGGTATAAGTCCTGCTTTAGGTGCCTTTTTAGGTGGTGTTGTTTTATCTAATAGTGAATTTAAGCACGAACTAGAAAGTACTTTAGAACCTTTTAAAAACTTGCTTTTAGGATTGTTTTTTATGGCTGTTGGTGCTTCTATTAACTTTATTGTCATCGCAAATAATCCTTTAAAAATAGGAGGATTATTAATAGCCATTATTCTTATAAAAGCACTTGTTTTATTTATTACAGGACAAATTTTTAAGTTAAAATTAGATCAAAAATTACTACTAACCTTTAGTTTGGCACAAATAGGAGAATTTGCTTTTGTACTGTTATCATTTGCCTCTGGTCTTCATATTTTAGAACAAGATCAAATGGACATGATGTTGGTAATAACCGCATTAAGTATGTCTATTACGCCAATTATAAGTATTATTAATGAACGTTTTATACTACCAAAAATAGGCACGAAAGAATCTATAAAACGTCCGATGGATCATATTGCCAAATCTCAAAAAATTATATTGGTAGGTTTTGGGCACTTCGGGAGTACTATTGGGCGCTTTTTACGTTCTCACGGAGTAGAAGCAACTATTTTAGACCATGATTCTAATCGAGTAGATTTTCTTAGAAAAATGGGTTTTGAGGTGTACTATGGAGATGCCACTCGTTTAGATTTGTTAGAATCTGCAGGTATTGCAGAAGCTAAAATAGTTATTTGTGCAACTAATAAAATATCGGTTTCTAAAGCTATTGGTAAAATAATTAAAGATAAATATCCACATGTGGAATTTATGATTCGTACAAAAAATAGATATGATGCTTACGAATTATTGAATCTTGGTAATGAACATGTGTATAGAGAATCGTTAGAGACTTCATTAACTTTAGCTAAAGATGTTTTGAGTAAAATGGGGTATAGAAAATACACCTTAAGTAAACAAGTTAAAAATTTTATTAAATATGACGAAGACAGCTTAAGGCGTTTATCATCCGAAGCAAAAGATGAAGAAAATTATATTTTTAAAGCAAGAATAGAGTTAGCGCAACAAGAAAAATTCTTAAATGAAGATTTAAAGAGAGGTATTGTAGAGTATGATAAACATTGGGACAGTGAATTTATTAGAAAATCGTTAAAGAAAGTTCAAAAAAAATAA